A region of Leishmania panamensis strain MHOM/PA/94/PSC-1 chromosome 33 sequence DNA encodes the following proteins:
- a CDS encoding Unc104-like kinesin, putative (TriTrypDB/GeneDB-style sysID: LpmP.33.2670): MTESSETPFHEAESTWAESAAGSIDHSAEQNTNYEEGRITVSVRVRPLNSRETKLNAGSCIAALAAYNTLYILPPGESEQGVDALIAVNPHLRGTRHHRFTFDHVYPVNATQEQVYEQIGRPVLRSSFCGYHTCIFAYGQTGSGKTYCMMGPDGGTSMDDAPGIIPRLCREVFLEMEKRKIAAVASEEKVDFSVYVSYLEIYRERVRSLLNEVHDARMLAGSSEDHSSSSPQTLSASVRRLTLLQASDSADAALRVREHPTLGVFVEGLAEMSVTTEEQVLRLMARGNQRRHMASTRMNETSSRSHAIFTLQLLQKCTRVISSGEGGNGVAVIEATSMTAATTTRQLGAKINLVDLAGSERAKATGAEGETLKEGAQVNKSLTTLGIVINALAAQSTATASSSTRLSSMKSTAASKRHIPYRDSTLTFLLKESLGGNSKTFMIATVSPSADSYDESLSTLRYADRAKAIVMKAFVNETAGDRRIRELEEEVTRLREQIRLLLNAEAQRSSTVMATVAAAPAVLPDSESSLQPSTVRGGDANAALDNSTNEDKMGSLESSRAHFPAADMESRSVFDGDAEVQVTHAGFKAHAEGAGGMPETVSPVVESPVESRTEFVAALVSELRRAEEMIRQISTSEAERNAYVTQLVKRHEEQEVVRTAAAATTKDAATSAAGSVTATMRLCREDPYLLNMDGAGDWVVAHLGYGETLVGVFPPKRHDEAGTVASPSDATGKEGDGVDSQSASFDSSLVLPSHHADSDTDANEATSNEDTGARYVRLPRELSDGVGGPHCILERIKATDTAATTTSTTTLRGCAGCDTYVMRPMYQGLFVVKDGGTLLLQSGDVLDMGAAHIQLKYMDPAEPPVAARGRRTVCTEKAAYGDSGDPSVDWAESDRGMGSAAASRGSADCTQKEALKSLQVFTTTSERQSNEVGDHEELHVADGAPGDGYELEGHNVRAALPVHKDSPQSACGDEDECASSAGKEKPNQEAFGGRQNSPTAGISTALAALQPPSRPFIPILALGKALPANRLSTPSLQQHPSASGVLLDATRTDAEGASTSVALSDSADHSTVCPLVEEGIKALRLSAPFQSQPPPAAASVVRTRAPIKRDPQTVHLNPKSALPLLDLQSMRTHLLSNAYRSEPPPRFVGRYNLVLLGPSGSGKSSLVRNLQTQSASWLQSAFSTLMSSGLAYAGVNADSNSSTSEEAHATIGIHTTTLTTTGTTPMSLHMHELGGTPCFSPLLDQLPSHRVVYLLCFPLHGGPSLMALRGFVEDILCRTDSYTVSLVLVGTHAHQSSAAGGKGGSSRSFFSRRLSTTQQAILQTQMEEVELQVVSLIQMLQPYPQLRPTVVGRFAVDNVHRQVYATGYRAVATFSDWLQWLVDLARDRCRADVDFAGGLVPARCMELGRQVGLLRECGRWCLSLRDFKALAMAVSTQYDAVEATDSSLARDTLRHHVHLLADWGVLAHRFRSTPLREHVILDVLWLCRVLTTLACGVLVAEAEPNGLSREDSATMVAATVQGRRAPLTGREAALRPLLTPEAQRIIAAVKVATMETAQLLRYGVLSLPVLVTMLELHFKPRDGEEAAGSSGGDLGIGKGALRRADNIAVAGRDPSLTDACYSVPLAGVLELLVLCDLIILGHKLLFSPSGTTVRAATPPPQDFVRGSRSLPVSAASQQPGGAVQGNDDCNQDDMVLETESFVVYPLSCHTPVSAGVTWLFPCFLSGPFYMFTLGMVPRNFFPKLICRLATASAKIYLGPVQSEIWDRPMLRWKTDVGRGRGVIRGQLSVAHGPFDSYVAECAHKSFVLPRFSTYFIQTSAEGSLRLRDGLWFNAAWLVYKEEEQSDNCEDDNCRVLVRLVHHSVFLSFHCHQAASSWGTSSSGASRGVQDFYEAVLDSVRHVVEEFPGCKCSELIQSCEDPATLLEMELKHPAAQSDQEAAALDRHMHFTSISDNLNSLERVLARSDRALRTARTARHSQTSSSKAGEDESAYVPLLRNFSTTCPLEITECIRRWKTEQRFYISAEVESQLVCVLQELGACYQGRASSTVNSCSVLDRLLDVLARIDTA, encoded by the coding sequence ATGACTGAGAGCTCGGAGACTCCTTTTCATGAAGCAGAGTCGACCTGGGCCGAATCAGCAGCAGGCTCGATAGATCATAGCGCTGAGCAAAACACCAACTACGAGGAGGGACGCATCACTGTGAGTGTCCGCGTGCGGCCACTCAACTCACGCGAGACGAAGTTGAATGCCGGGAGCTGTATCGCTGCACTCGCAGCGTACAACACTCTCTACATCCTGCCTCCTGGGGAATCGGAGCAGGGGGTGGATGCGCTGATAGCCGTAAACCCGCATCTGCGCGGtacccgccaccaccgcttcacTTTTGATCATGTCTACCCAGTAAACGCCACTCAAGAGCAGGTGTACGAGCAGATCGGTAGACCGGTATTAAGGTCTAGCTTCTGCGGCTACCACACGTGCATTTTCGCCTATGGCCAGACGGGTAGTGGGAAGACCTACTGTATGATGGGGCCCGACGGCGGCACATCCATGGACGACGCACCAGGCATTATACCGCGTCTGTGCCGTGAGGTGTTTCtcgagatggagaagagaaagatagCGGCTGTGGCGAGCGAGGAGAAGGTAGACTTTAGTGTCTACGTCAGTTACCTGGAAATCTACCGGGAGCGTGTACGTTCCCTCCTGAACGAGGTACACGATGCCAGGATGCTggcaggcagcagcgaggatcatagctcctcctcgccacaaACACTCTCGGCGTCTGTGCGTCGTCTCACCTTACTTCAGGCGAGTGACTCGGCGGACGCTGCACTGCGAGTGCGCGAGCATCCCACCCTCGGTGTTTTTGTCGAAGGACTCGCCGAGATGTCCGTGACGACGGAagagcaggtgctgcggctcatGGCACGAGGAAATCAGCGCCGGCACATGGCATCGACACGCATGAACGAGACGTCGAGCCGCTCGCATGCCATTTTTACGCTTCAGTTGCTACAGAAGTGCACACGCGTCATCTCGTCGGGTGAGGGCGGCAATGGTGTCGCTGTTATAGAGGCCACGTCCATGaccgcggcgacgacgacgagacaACTGGGTGCCAAGATCAACTTGGTGGATCTTGCTGGCAGCGAGCGAGCCAAGGCGACCGGGGCTGAGGGCGAAACCCTTAAGGAGGGCGCACAGGTCAACAAGTCGCTCACAACACTCGGCATTGTTATCAACGCCTTAGCTGCGCagtccaccgccaccgccagcagctccaccaggTTGTCGTCAATGAAGTCTACTGCTGCATCGAAGCGGCACATACCCTATCGTGACTCGACACTCACCTTTCTCTTGAAAGAGTCCCTGGGTGGCAACAGCAAAACGTTCATGATTGCCACCGTTAGCCCCAGCGCAGACAGCTACGACGAGTCGCTCAGCACGCTGAGGTATGCAGATCGGGCCAAAGCAATCGTGATGAAGGCGTTTGTGAATGAAACAGCTGGTGACAGGCGAATACgagagctggaggaggaggtgacgcgGCTACGCGAGCAAATTCGCTTGCTGCTCAACGCCGAAGCACAGCGCTCCTCCACTGTGATGGCGAcagttgcagcagcgcctgccgtgCTTCCGGACAGCGAGTCATCTCTTCAGCCCTCAACCGTGCGAGGCGGTGACGCTAACGCTGCCCTGGATAACTCGACTAATGAGGACAAGATGGGAAGCTTGGAGTCGAGCAGAGCACATTTCCCGGCAGCCGATATGGAGTCCAGATCTGTCTTTGATGGCGATGCGGAGGTACAGGTGACGCACGCCGGCTTCAAAGCCCACGCGGAGGGGGCCGGAGGGATGCCAGAGACAGTGTCGCCAGTGGTGGAGAGTCCTGTCGAGTCCCGCACAGAGTTCGTTGCAGCGCTCGTTTCGGAGTTACGCCGTGCGGAGGAGATGATTCGACAAATCTCCACTTCCGAGGCAGAGCGCAACGCGTACGTTACCCAGCTTGTGAAGCGCcacgaggagcaggaggtggtgcggactgctgcagcggcaacaaCGAAGGACGCCGCGACTAGTGCCGCCGGCTCAGTGACTGCAACGATGCGATTGTGTCGCGAGGACCCGTACCTGTTAAACATGGACGGAGCAGGTGATTGGGTTGTCGCACATCTTGGGTACGGCGAGACGCTCGTGGGGGTGTTTCCGCCTAAAAGGCATGACGAGGCTGGCACTGTAGCGTCGCCATCCGATGCGACGGGTAAGGAAGGTGATGGGGTAGACAGTCAGTCGGCGTCGTTTGACTCATCCCTTGTGTTGCCATCGCATCATGCTGACTCTGACACCGATGCAAATGAGGCGACCTCCAATGAAGATACCGGCGCGCGATATGTACGGCTGCCGAGGGAGCTCAGCGATGGTGTTGGTGGACCGCACTGCATCCTTGAGCGCATCAAGGCGACGGACACTGCCGCGACGACCACCTCCACAACGACGCTGAGGGGCTGTGCAGGGTGCGACACGTACGTTATGCGCCCCATGTACCAAGGACTGTTTGTCGTCAAGGACGGTGGCACACTCCTCCTGCAGAGCGGAGACGTGCTGGATATGGGCGCCGCCCACATCCAGCTCAAGTACATGGACCCTGCAGAGCCCCCAGTGGCTGCACGTGGACGACGAACCGTTTGCACGGAAAAGGCAGCGTACGGTGACAGTGGAGACCCGAGTGTCGATTGGGCGGAGAGCGATCGTGGCATGGGCTCGGCGGCAGCTTCCCGTGGATCTGCAGACTGCACGCAAAAGGAAGCGCTGAAGTCGCTACAAGTTTTTACCACCACCTCTGAGAGGCAATCGAATGAGGTGGGCGACcatgaggagctgcacgtgGCAGATGGTGCGCCTGGAGACGGCTATGAGCTTGAGGGCCATAATGTGAGAGCGGCGTTGCCGGTCCACAAGGATTCCCCACAATCAGCctgcggcgacgaggacgagtgTGCGAGTTCCGCTGGCAAGGAAAAGCCCAATCAGGAGGCCTTTGGCGGGCGACAAAACAGTCCTACGGCTGGCATTAGCACCGCActcgcggcactgcagccacCGTCTAGACCTTTCATTCCTATCCTAGCTCTCGGCAAGGCGCTCCCAGCGAACCGGTTATCAACACCCTCACTCCAGCAGCATCCCTCAGCGTCTGGTGTGCTACTCGATGCCACCCGTACCGACGCTGAAGGCGCGTCAACTTCTGTGGCGCTCTCAGACTCGGCCGACCACTCGACTGTGTGCCCTttggtggaggagggcatTAAGGCGCTCCGCCTCTCGGCCCCTTTTCAAAGCCAACCACCGCCGGCCGCCGCTTCAGTTGTGAGGACGCGAGCGCCGATCAAGCGAGACCCGCAGACGGTGCACCTGAACCCCAAATCTGCGTTGCCCTTGTTGGATTTGCAGTCGATGCGCACTCACCTCTTGTCGAACGCGTACCGCAGCGAGCCCCCACCACGCTTTGTGGGTCGCTACAatctcgtcctcctcggtccttctggcagcggcaagagtAGCCTTGTGCGGAATTTGCAGACGCAGAGCGCGTCATGGCTGCAGTCTGCCTTCTCCACATTAATGAGCAGTGGGCTCGCCTACGCCGGCGTCAATGCCGACAGCAATTCATCCACCTCAGAAGAGGCACATGCCACGATCGGCATTCACACCACCACGCTGACCACCACCGGCACGACACCGATGAGTCTTCACATGCATGAGCTTGGCGGAACTCCATGCTTCAGCCCGCTGCTGGACCAACTGCCATCCCACCGGGTGGTGTACTTGTTGTGCTTCCCGCTGCATGGTGGGCCGTCGCTCATGGCCTTGCGCGGCTTTGTCGAGGATATTTTGTGCCGCACGGACAGTTATACGGTGTCGTTGGTGCTGGttggcacacacgcgcaccagagcagcgccgccggtggcaagggcggcagcagccgcagcttcttctctcgccgtCTTTCCACCACGCAGCAGGCGATACTACAAACTcagatggaggaggtggagctgcaggtGGTGAGCCTGATCCAGATGTTGCAGCCGTATCCGCAGCTTCGACCGACCGTGGTGGGCCGATTCGCGGTTGACAACGTGCACCGCCAAGTGTACGCGACTGGGTATCGGGCGGTGGCGACGTTTTCTGACTGGTTGCAGTGGCTTGTAGACCTGGCGCGCGACCGTTGCCGAGCGGATGTGGATTTCGCCGGCGGACTCGTGCCCGCACGGTGCATGGAGCTCGGTCGCCAGGTGGGTCTTCTGCGAGAATGTGGGAGgtggtgcctctctctgcgcgacTTCAAGGCGCTGGCAATGGCTGTCAGTACGCAGTACGACGCTGTCGAAGCCACGGACTCCTCCCTCGCGAGAGACACCCTGCGCCACCACGTGCATCTGCTCGCCGACTGGGGCGTGCTGGCGCACCGCTTTCGAAGCACACCACTACGGGAGCACGTGATTCTTGATGTTCTGTGGCTCTGCCGTGTGCTGACAACGCTGGCGTGTGGCGTGCTGGTCGCCGAAGCGGAGCCTAACGGGCTCAGTAGAGAGGATTCCGCGACGATGGTTGCTGCCACGGTCCAGGGAAGGAGGGCGCCCCTGACTGGAAGAGAGGCGGCACTACGCCCTTTGCTCACCCCAGAGGCGCAGCGTATCATTGCCGCAGTGAAAGTGGCGACTAtggagacggcgcagctACTTCGCTACGGCGTCTTGTCGCTGCCAGTGCTCGTGACCATGCTTGAGCTCCATTTCAAACCACGCGACGGTGAAGAAgctgccggcagcagcggcggcgacctgGGGATAGGCAAGGGTGCCCTGAGGAGAGCAGACaacatcgccgtcgctggcCGAGACCCATCTTTGACCGACGCATGCTACAGCGTACCGCTGGCTGGTGTACTCGAACTCCTGGTGCTGTGCGACCTTATCATTCTCGGGCATAAGCTGCTGTTCAGCCCATCTGGCACGACGGTACGCGCTGCtacacctcctcctcaggaTTTCGTGAGGGGATCACGGAGTCTACCCGTGtctgccgcctcgcagcagcCAGGAGGCGCTGTGCAGGGGAACGACGACTGCAACCAGGACGACATGGTCCTGGAGACAGAGAGCTTTGTTGTGTACCCGCTCAGTTGCCACACTCCCGTATCTGCTGGAGTCACGTGGCTTTTCCCGTGCTTCCTCTCCGGTCCGTTCTACATGTTCACGCTGGGCATGGTGCCACGCAACTTCTTCCCGAAGCTCATATGCCGCCTGGCCACGGCCTCGGCGAAGATCTACCTCGGTCCAGTGCAGTCGGAGATCTGGGATAGACCGATGCTGCGGTGGAAGACAGACGTGGGGCGTGGTCGAGGTGTTATTAGAGGGCAGCTTTCGGTCGCGCATGGCCCCTTTGACTCCTACGTTGCGGAATGCGCTCATAAGTCGTTTGTGCTGCCTCGATTCTCAACGTATTTCATTCAGACCTCCGCCGAAGGCTCACTGCGACTGCGGGATGGACTGTGGTTTAATGCGGCGTGGTTGGTGtacaaggaggaggagcagagcgaTAACTGCGAAGACGACAACTGCCGCGTGCTTGTGCGGCTGGTACACCACAGTGTGTTCCTGTCCTTCCACTGTCATCAGGCGGCCTCGTCGTGGGGCACGAGTAGCAGTGGTGCTAGCCGTGGCGTTCAGGACTTTTACGAAGCTGTTCTCGACTCTGTCCGTCACGTTGTGGAGGAGTTTCCCGGATGCAAGTGCAGCGAGCTCATACAGAGCTGTGAGGACCCTGCGACATTGCTTGAGATGGAGCTGAAGCACCCCGCAGCTCAGTCCGACcaagaggcagcggcgttggATCGCCACATGCATTTTACCAGCATCAGCGATAACCTCAACAGCTTGGAGCGCGTGCTTGCCAGGAGCGATCGGGCACTGCGGACTGCCCGCACCGCCCGCCACTCTCAGACATCGTCTTCAAAAGCTGGGGAGGACGAGAGTGCCtacgtgccgctgctgcgcaattTCAGCACTACGTGCCCGCTTGAAATTACCGAGTGCATTCGGCGCTGGAAGACAGAACAGCGCTTCTACATCTCTGCTGAGGTGGAGTCACAGCTGGTGTGTGTACTGCAGGAGTTGGGCGCTTGCTACCAGGGGCGGGCATCATCCACTGTTAACAGCTGTTCAGTGCTCGATCGCTTGCTGGATGTGCTGGCTCGCATCGACACAGCgtga
- a CDS encoding aminopeptidase, putative (TriTrypDB/GeneDB-style sysID: LpmP.33.2680), whose translation MSTYKRVRSESAREEANVSAFVDSCVNFESNVTFYTVEKGHELTAKAGRVQTMLVLGTDAQLKETSATAVCPYYDAAACAAAATAPESRAHVVKVTTTVRLLIGKVPSVASRHNCPSRPDQVSEIVKHAMAECPAADVEAGLDIYYLGRGQEVSVATAIARSCNQSFTAKRGRAEKSYLNAGRPVRVVMLSGKTASLAVIAQCVQLCQRLVNAPTNLLDTVTFTEIAMRWIDKLKAAGSDVVTDVMAGEELRERGYGGLYGTGKAAEYPPHLVTLSYKPRACISPKDRVAFVGKGIVYDTGGLAIKSRDGMCTMKHDMGGAAAVFCGLLCLAMLHAPIEATSILCLADNAVGPCSQRNDDILRMKSGVTVEINNTDAEGRLVLADGVYHASKELSYTPSIIVDMATLTGAQGIATGQHHAAIYANTDASEKRFVASGKVCGDLCFPVVYCPEFHNPEFYSAVADYKNSVKSRSNAQVSCAGQFIGNNLAKDYNGEWVHVDLAAPATRDEATGFGVALIAHIFAAELL comes from the coding sequence ATGAGCACCTACAAGCGCGTGCGCTCTGAGTCggcgcgcgaggaggcgaacGTGTCTGCCTTCGTGGATAGCTGTGTGAACTTCGAGAGCAATGTGACGTTCTACACGGTAGAGAAAGGCCACGAACTGACTGCAAAGGCGGGGCGGGTGCAGACAATGCTTGTGCTGGGCACGGATGCACAGTTGAAGGAGACCTCTGCGACTGCGGTGTGTCCGTACTATGATGCGGcggcgtgtgctgctgcggcgacggctCCAGAGTCGCGTGCGCACGTGGTGAaggtgacgacgacggtgaggCTGCTGATTGGCAAGGTGCCGTCTGTTGCGTCGCGCCACAACTGCCCATCGCGGCCGGACCAAGTGAGCGAGATTGTGAAGCATGCGATGGCGGAGTGCCCCGCGGCGGACGTTGAGGCTGGGCTGGACATCTACTATCTGGGCAGGGGTCAGGAAGTGAGCGTAGCGACCGCGATTGCGCGGTCGTGCAACCAGTCGTTCACTGCGAAGCGCGGACGCGCGGAGAAGAGCTACCTCAATGCTGGCCGCCCGGTGCGCGTGGTGATGCTGTCTGGCAAGACAGCGTCGCTTGCTGTGATTGCGCAGtgcgtgcagctgtgccagcgGCTGGTGAACGCGCCGACGAACCTGCTGGACACGGTGACATTCACTGAGATCGCTATGCGGTGGATCGACAAGCTGAAGgccgccggcagcgatgTGGTCACCGACGTGATGGCTGGGGAGGAGCTCCGCGAGCGTGGGTACGGCGGTCTGTATGGTACAGGGAAGGCCGCTGAGTACCCTCCGCACCTCGTGACGCTGTCGTACAAGCCAAGGGCTTGCATTTCGCCCAAGGATCGAGTAGCGTTCGTGGGCAAAGGCATCGTGTACGACACGGGCGGTCTTGCAATCAAGTCGCGCGACGGCATGTGTACAATGAAGCACGACATGggaggtgcggcagctgtgtTCTGCGGTCTGCTGTGCTTGGCAATGCTGCATGCCCCGATTGAGGCGACGAGCATCTTGTGTCTCGCTGACAACGCCGTGGGCCCTTGCTCGCAGCGCAACGACGACATCCTGCGCATGAAGTCCGGCGTCACCGTCGAGATCAACAACACCGACGCCGAGGGACGCCTTGTTCTCGCGGATGGTGTCTACCATGCCTCCAAGGAGCTGAGCTACACGCCTAGCATCATTGTGGACATGGCGACCCTGACTGGTGCGCAAGGCATTGCGACTGGGCAGCACCACGCTGCCATCTACGCCAACACAGATGCCAGCGAAAAGCGCTTTGTCGCCTCTGGCAAGGTGTGCGGCGACTTGTGTTTTCCGGTCGTATACTGCCCTGAATTTCACAACCCCGAGTTTTACAGCGCCGTGGCCGACTACAAGAATAGCGTGAAGAGTCGTAGCAATGCACAGGTGAGTTGTGCCGGGCAGTTTATTGGCAACAATCTGGCCAAAGACTACAATGGCGAGTGGGTGCACGTGGACCTGGCTGCGCCGGCGACCCGCGATGAGGCTACGGGGTTCGGTGTCGCCTTGATTGCGCACATCTTTGCAGCGGAGCTTTTATAG
- a CDS encoding hypothetical protein (TriTrypDB/GeneDB-style sysID: LpmP.33.2690): MGLPGWMRRCEIYAICMVWPIATIVGLVGTYRLFIWSYGGRECFRYVVIQEPFKEEWYQANPKSTLGMDTPLSHVPKYLETPGYTVDGDTDDHPHHRNF, from the coding sequence ATGGGACTCCCAGGTtggatgcggcgctgcgagaTCTACGCGATCTGCATGGTATGGCCTATTGCCACCATTGTGGGGCTCGTAGGCACCTATCGTCTCTTCATCTGGAGCTACGGCGGCCGCGAATGCTTCCGCTACGTTGTCATTCAGGAGCCTTTTAAGGAGGAGTGGTATCAGGCGAACCCCAAGTCGACGCTTGGAATGGATACGCCTCTCTCGCACGTGCCGAAGTACCTGGAGACGCCGGGCTACACCGTCGACGGGGATACCGATGATCACCCACACCACCGTAACTTTTAA
- a CDS encoding hypothetical protein (TriTrypDB/GeneDB-style sysID: LpmP.33.2700) codes for MRCSAAFLFSSTPPAFADTASGLPQHSSQPPPGTYHLDYESQTGLKDRAMHRVVCCPGNVSTRGCSRAPRPVTARQLCRAILGMNHADVRAAAIGKHCDCHATQEPHTHAFSSASTCIASAACGGGDEVGSDRHGLCDAVSSARLGEGTIQLDSVACHRVVVCGRIVRCVDAFSNGSVAAATGAVTSSVAPTVMPYDLLWLSDATGVVCVLRFRPALVHARTLVSAPSSLYGGWPGVSACDWRNHTLAASAGGLSDVFAADDIDGAAHPSLPPRAGVRLANGSVCHPTPEAQQCATEVYSAKVAHRAISYGMDVTAAIANFGLEHEDDCVLDVNDYVVCVGSLAFADVDVQMKHALQPYASDLRQSTWAAATSSWPLFSVCPGVATSSIGAGDDVDAMGCAECGTDGNNGTTCGKGAAASAQGCSVAVPPSRHQYVLLPSSEVPLTLDAARAELGLVGSLPSSTRYLTAAEAAQWGSTPRDCPSYDSTLSLPTAPALHDRNGGINSAVSADCGTSTPPGCAVADMNGVPLMGIKGYTRLVLDTNECLFWWLAAVETHLRLRAHASAHPIHA; via the coding sequence ATGAGATGCTCCgccgcctttcttttctccagCACGCCTCCAGCGTTTGCTGACACTGCTTCTGGTCTGCCCCAACACTCGTCGCAGCCTCCTCCAGGCACATACCACCTAGACTATGAATCTCAGACAGGCCTTAAGGACCGAGCAATGCATCGAGTGGTGTGTTGTCCCGGCAACGTCAGCACTAGGGGATGCAGCCGGGCCCCTCGCCCTGTCACGGCTCGCCAACTCTGCCGCGCGATTCTCGGTATGAATCATGCTGATGTCCGCGCCGCAGCAATCGGCAAGCACTGCGACTGCCACGCCACGCAAGAGCCGCACACCCATGCGTTCTCATCAGCGTCAACCTGCATTGCCTCTGCGGCgtgcggaggaggtgacgaagTAGGCAGCGACAGACACGGTCTGTGTGACGCCGTCAGCTCCGCCCGCCTTGGCGAGGGCACTATCCAACTGGATTCAGTCGCATGCCACCGCGTTGTAGTGTGTGGTCGCATTGTGCGCTGTGTTGACGCCTTCTCCAACGggagcgtcgccgccgccacagggGCAGTCACATCCTCCGTGGCACCGACTGTGATGCCATATGATCTCTTGTGGCTCTCAGACGCCACcggtgtggtgtgtgtgttgcggtTCCGTCCCGCTCTTGTGCACGCCCGCACATTAGTTTCTGCTCCTAGTTCCTTGTACGGCGGATGGCCGGGTGTGTCAGCGTGCGATTGGCGCAACCACACACTCGCCGCCTCTGCAGGTGGGTTATCGGACGTCTTTGCCGCTGATGACATTGACGGAGCCGCACATCCTTCCCTGCCTCCCCGGGCAGGCGTGCGGCTGGCGAATGGCAGCGTATGCCACCCTACGCCCGAGGCGCAACAGTGCGCTACTGAAGTGTACAGTGCCAAGGTGGCACACAGAGCCATCAGTTATGGCATGGATGTGACGGCGGCTATCGCAAACTTTGGCCTCGAACATGAGGATGACTGTGTTCTCGATGTGAACGACTACGTGGTCTGCGTAGGGTCTCTCGCTTTCGCTGACGTTGATGTTCAGATGAAGCATGCTCTGCAACCGTATGCTAGTGACCTACGTCAGTCTACCTGGGCTGCAGCCACGTCGTCATGGCCACTTTTCTCTGTCTGCCCAGGTGTCGCAACATCTTCCATCGGCGCTGGTGATGATGTGGATGCCATGGGCTGTGCTGAGTGTGGAACTGATGGAAACAATGGTACCACCTGTGGGAAGGGGGCTGCGGCTAGCGCGCAGGGTTGTTCAGTGgcagtgccgccgtcgcgccaTCAGTATGTGTTGCTCCCCAGCAGCGAGGTGCCGCTGACGCTAGACGCGGCGAGGGCGGAGCTGGGCTTGGTTGGTTCGTTGCCATCGAGCACTCGCTATCTAaccgctgctgaagcggcgcagtgggGAAGTACGCCGCGTGATTGTCCTTCTTACGACTCAACGCTATCGCTTCCAACGGCACCCGCATTGCACGACCGCAACGGCGGAATAAATTCAGCAGTATCTGCCGACTGCGGCACCTCGACACCACCCGGTTGCGCTGTGGCTGACATGAATGGAGTGCCACTGATGGGCATCAAGGGATATACCCGTCTTGTGCTTGACACGAATGAATGCCTCTTTTGGTGGCTTGCGGCGGTCGAGACCCACCTGCGCttgcgcgcacacgcgtctGCCCACCCCATCCATGCTTga